The Papilio machaon chromosome 15, ilPapMach1.1, whole genome shotgun sequence region ATCTTCCCCGAAGCGCACGTCGCAGAGGCGATGGCCACCTTCCCCGAGGAGACGGACGCGCAGAAGATGTGCGCTATCATCTTGGACAGGTGCCGGCCGAGCGAAGCGCCGCTTCCGCGCCTCTCCTTTCATTAATTGTCTATTTATTGCTGCTCGAATTATCCTCCGTTTCATTTTGAAATGGAGATCATATGTTCACCGTATCAGTAGCACATCCCACTTGAAAACATGTTACAAGATGATTTTGGAATTTGATTagatatcaaattttaaaaccaattGGACTGAAATAGAATcattgtaatatatcatcacaCAGCCTTAGTAGCTTGGTAGCCTTCAAGAGTGTCTCATTACTGTCGAAGTTATTGCATCATATACTTCTGGGAAGTGtatgtgttatttaataatttcgtattaagtttattttttaagtttgtaCAAATTACGACATTTCGTAAAAATTCGGTTCAACTTTTATATGACACTTGACCACAATAAACTTCATATATATGATATACATTTATTCCGTGTAATATGTATTAAGTttattgtacatatatatgagtaataGTTAgtacatgtaaaataaaaaagatgtatATGGTCATGGCATGAAGccttatatataatttatatatttcgtatTTTCATTCAACtagatttttgttatataacaaaatatatattttatatgcacAAGTTTAAAATGTGTAGTTATAGCTTTCATTAACTATATATCGTTATTGGTACtatgtactattttttaaattataaatagattattACGTTATAAACGTGAGTTTCCAttgccaaaaaatatgtataaaaacatattttttcctgtttttaaaaaataaatatgaagatatgttttatatattttttgacagTGACAACCCACAAGTAAGAGTTGTTCTTTTGACACATttgttcataattattttagtaaacttTAGAATGAGTATTAAGGCCAGAAATATGAGTGTTTTAGTTATTATTGTAAAGATATATTCTATGACAATTCTCAattgtttgatttatattgaattgaacttgaataaactttaaatgcaATGCATCGAATGAAAAtgtaagataaattttatctaCCCGCTTTCTCCACTCCGCGACATGTTCCATTGAAACTATGGAGTGatgtgttttaatataatttaagtgtGAAATTTCATCATCAATCAATACTTTTGTAtgcaaattttacaatataatttttatactttcttgtatatgttttttatatcagaGGTAGCATGTAGCTTGCAATTAGATATTgtacaaagttatataaagtTGATTGCTTAAATACGTAAGCTACATGTTACAGAGGTCAcataatacagtcgaacctggataatgGAGAAGCCTTTATAAATTTGAGTAATgatttttgatgaaatttaattatgtactcTAAAAATGTGATAGgaaaattctaaatatattataatggaAATCCTGTAACAATTTTTGAGTAGAATAAGTGAATTCCTTTTTATAGGAatgttttatgtgtttttttatgtcttttttgacattatattataaaacttacattattataaaataaatgattttatttgaaatatgacttttaatttaaaacacaatttattataattatgatcATTTAACCTTTACTCTGTTTGGATTGTTAGATATTCTTTTTACAATCATTTTCTTGTACTCTTTTCTGTCCTTCACATCATTAGAAGAAATCGCAATGAAGTCTTGACCGATAAAATCTTTCTGAATTTTTTCTGCCTTTTCAATACTTGCTGGTACAAATActctttttttatcatttctaTACAGATAAGGATAATGTGAAACATTACTAGTTGCATCAGattctgttttaatatttactatactATCTTTCATATCAATATCTTGCTTGTCTTTTTCAATGCCAGTAACATTTATAACAGACATTTCTTGTACATTATGAGGATTATGTTTTCTTGATATTTCTAAAATCTTCTTTGTAAcatctgttaaaatattaagcttTATTCCTAAACAGCTTGTTGCTATCCCAAAGTTGCTAGaactaattttctttaaaccaGTCATACATAACACAGGTGTTGAAGTTTTATGACATGCTTCAAGTAGTGGATGTACTATGGCTTTTGGGTTTACATCATTTTCTATAATTAAAGCAGCTATTTGTCGATTTTCTACTAAGTTTAGACATTCAGATAGACCGAAAACAAGCCCTTCAACTCGCCTGTGGACAGTAATGTTTTGCCATTATTAGATAACTAtagtaaaatagaaaaatgatttctaaatttgaaatacatcataaaaataaaatctaattaatcTCATACACTGGTATATCGAAATTATAATctagatattaattttttatttttgctgaagtaaactAAGACATGATGACTaaagaaattgtattaaatgtcaataaaaCTTACTTGATAGGAGGTTGTTTAGGTCTTTCAGATttaggtaataattttatatctttccAATGTGGCTTTTTGAACTCCGGTATATCCACTttgtacttattaagtatAGTTACTAATTCTTTCCCTTCAGCTTCTGTTACTGCTGgcctaaaattatatatatatatttttaagaaaaattgtaaTCTGCCTTAAAATTGcttaaagaatattaaaagatgtaaaacataataatgcCCATCAAAAGGCTTACCAATACACTGCATCGGGTCGACAAATAAcgttttttatagtttttttaattgttcccTTACTGATCGTagtcttttttcttttcaaaactGCTGCATCcgtactcatattgagtccaATTCACTATAGTATGAATTATAtaactgatttttttcttttgcttttgtaataaaataatttattaattaaaatttcaaacaaccATATGacataacctataataaaaacaaccaAAACCGTGGAATGCACGTCAAACTCAACTGTCAACATTGTAAATGTCAACGTCATTGATAATACgaagacagacaaaaaaatcacaatgaagctcagatgaagaattatatagatatggcatgcgcgttcacccgtaagggacagatagagagtactatagactatacctatatataagtaaaaggattggggttaccagttatttgttttgtcccgaaaatgaataattacgataaaatttaatatagaccaatttatatattcccaattaaattgtaattaataaacgtaataaatataaaaaacaatgcgtaatttttgtttatgtgactaagattacgtaaacagatttttttagtaatacttaggtcataaattctgttgcatgtttaatataaaataattgaaacaagtttattcattatgtgaccatttatataccaaaatgaacttaacaaaacatagattcttatgacactaaagtttactcaaaatgacatccgtgattttgaatacaggccttcaatctgctcggccagttgtctatcgcagcacgaacgaggtccatgtcaatatcggcggctgccttaatcaaggatgtcttgagtgactccaaaaaaagaatttcccgatatttttttcccgcgtactgcttcaacaaagcgcggcatctcttcagtcttaggtccattagacgagcattcaaacgatgtcctatttttcttcgatatgcacgaagccctaagtcttcataaaaagctacaaaaaacataccaatattatagtcatataattttaaattactctgtatatcattacagtgaacactacatgtaaaactacttaatattaaactattttgattgtaatttctaagaaacaaaatttacatgggacaaattaaaaagcatactctttaaaatcaacgggataagaaagtatcaaatatttaaaaacacagcatataccagaattaaaaactccttttgaaatctgttgaaaatagtataaaaaatgtgaattgtttcatttatatacattatacatactataatttatttcccctaaattcagggtaatttttacaacaagatggtggtattatttttacgggtaataaccaaccaatttgaaaagaagtttaatatggccgcttgtttcccagatccacagtatattatttgacacaaatgacatctgcgtttgggcgcataatgttcgaaaaatactattttattttagctgattttacccgtattttaacatattagttattacaaagactgtaaagaacaactagtttgtattttcttccttattttgtatgaatacatgtgaataagtgcgtagtttcagtacttacgagtgaaaggttatgtttttctcttttcgctcactacggcttttacaacctccgtgaagttggccccctcactttaatttttttaacttttttttacgcaaatcgtttgagaatcgtttgagagggtttgagagaaaagaaatatcgtttgagagttcctactttctccgtaaaaacaatttcaaattctagtgtgaagttggcccgctcactttacttttttttctttttttcaatgcgaatcgttagagagtcgtttgagagacattaagagaaaagaaatatcgtttgagagtttttactttttctgtaataaatattttaattctgggcatcgaaagttacaaatcgattttcctttttttccgaattaaatatggcaatcatgtacttggacgtttcaaatttattttgtaggtagagaatggtaagagagtgattgagagaaaagagaaatcgtttgagagttaatacttttcctgaaatatatatttcaatgtcggaatcgaaagttactaatcgattttcctttttttccgaaataattatggcaatcatgcacttggacgtttcaaatttattgtgtaggaagagaatggtaagagagtgattgagagaaaagagaattcgtttgagagttaatacttttcctgaaataaatatttcaatttctgaatcgaaagtaacaaatcgattttccttttttccgaattaaatatggcaatcatgcacttagacgattcagatttatggtgtaggtagagaatggtaatagagtgattgagagaaaacagaaatcgtttgagagttaatactttttttgaaataaatatttcaatgtcggaatcgaaagttacaaatcgattttccttttattacgaattaaatatggcaatcatgcactaagacgtttcaaatttattgtgtaggtagagaatgcttagagagtgattgagagaaaagataaatcgtttgagagttaatactttttctgaaatatatatttcaatgtcggaatcgaaagttactaatcgattttcctttttttccgaaataattatggcaatcatgcacttggacgtttcaaatttattgtgtaggaagagaatggtaagagagtgattgagagaaaagagaattcgtttgagagttaatacttttcctgaaataaatatttcaatttctgaatcgaaagtaacaaatcgattttccttttttccgaattaaatatggcaatcatgcacttagacgattcagatttatggtgtaggtagagaatggtaatagagtgattgagagaaaacagaaatcgtttgagagttaatactttttttgaaataaatatttcaatgtcggaatcgaaagttacaaatcgattttccttttattacgaattaaatatggcaatcatgcactaagacgtttcaaatttattgtgtaggtagagaatgcttagagatgattgagagaaaagataaatcgtttgagagttaatactttttctgaaatatatatttcaatgtcggaatcgaaaattactaatcgattttcctatttttccgaaataattatggcaatcatgcacttagacgtttcaaattttttgtataggtagagaatgattaggcagtgattgagagaaaagagaaatcgtttgagagtagatacttttcctgaaataaatatttcaatttcggaatcgtaagtaacaaatcgattttcaaaaacttacaaatctcaaaaattgaaatatttatttcagaaaaagtattaactctcaaacgatttatcttttctttaaatcaatctataaccattctctacctacacaataaatttgaatcgtttatCCTCATGAttcccatatttaattcgaaaa contains the following coding sequences:
- the LOC106720913 gene encoding uncharacterized protein LOC106720913, which produces MSTDAAVLKRKKTTISKGTIKKTIKNVICRPDAVYWPAVTEAEGKELVTILNKYKVDIPEFKKPHWKDIKLLPKSERPKQPPIKRVEGLVFGLSECLNLVENRQIAALIIENDVNPKAIVHPLLEACHKTSTPVLCMTGLKKISSSNFGIATSCLGIKLNILTDVTKKILEISRKHNPHNVQEMSVINVTGIEKDKQDIDMKDSIVNIKTESDATSNVSHYPYLYRNDKKRVFVPASIEKAEKIQKDFIGQDFIAISSNDVKDRKEYKKMIVKRISNNPNRVKVK